Below is a genomic region from Rouxiella chamberiensis.
CGTGATGGTGACCTCACATCTGGGTCGTCCGACCGAAGGCGAATACAACGAAGAGTTTTCTCTGCTGCCTGTCGTGAATTACCTGAAGGACAAGCTCGGTTCTAAAGTGCGTCTGGCGAAAGATTATCTGGACGGCGTTGATATTGCTGAGGGCGAGTTGGTTGTTCTGGAAAACGTTCGCTTCAACAAGGGCGAAAAGAAAGACGACGAAACCCTGTCCAAAAAATACGCCGCGCTGTGTGACGTTTACGTCATGGACGCTTTCGGCACCGCACACCGTGCGCAGGCTTCCACACACGGCGTAGGCAAATTCGCGCCTGTCGCCTGTGCGGGTCCGCTGCTGTCGGCAGAGCTCGAGGCGCTCGGCAAGGCGCTCGGGAATCCTGCACGCCCGATGGTGGCTATCGTTGGCGGCTCCAAGGTGTCGACCAAACTGACCGTGCTTGATGCGCTGTCCAAAATCGCCGATCAGCTGATCGTCGGTGGCGGCATCGCCAACACCTTCGTCGCGGCGCAGGGCCACAACGTCGGTAAGTCACTGTACGAAGCCGACTTGGTCGGTACCGCGCAAAAGCTGCTCGAAACCTGTGATATTCCGGTTCCTACCGACGTGCGTGTCGCGACCGAATTCTCCGAAACGGCAACCGCGACCGTAAAATCGACCAGCGATATAAAAGACGAAGAGCAAATTCTGGATATGGGCGACGTGTCTGCACAGCGTCTGGCCGAGATCCTGAAAAACGCCAAAACCATTCTGTGGAATGGCCCGGTTGGCGTGTTCGAGTTCCCTAACTTCCGTAAAGGAACCGAAATCGTGGCGCATGCCATTGCCGATAGCGATGCATTCTCTATCGCGGGCGGCGGCGACACTCTGGCAGCCATCGACTTGTTCGGTATTGCCGACAAAATTTCCTACATCTCTACCGGTGGCGGTGCATTCCTCGAGTTCGTCGAAGGAAAAGAGCTGCCAGCCGTTGTGATGCTGGAAGAGCGTGCTAAAAAGTAATAATCCAGGGCAGATGAGAGACATCGTCTGCCTACGCTGTATTTTTTGTAATCCGATTCAATCCATCTACGACCGACGAAACAGGACAACGTAATATGTCTAAAATTTTTGATTTCGTAAAACCTGGTGTTATCACTGGTGATGACGTTCAGAAAGTCTTCGCTGTAGCCAAAGAGAACGCGTTTGCGCTTCCTGCCGTTAACTGTGTAGGCACTGATTCTA
It encodes:
- the pgk gene encoding phosphoglycerate kinase, giving the protein MSVIKMSDLDLAGKRVLIRADLNVPVKDGKVTSDARIRASLPTIETALKQGARVMVTSHLGRPTEGEYNEEFSLLPVVNYLKDKLGSKVRLAKDYLDGVDIAEGELVVLENVRFNKGEKKDDETLSKKYAALCDVYVMDAFGTAHRAQASTHGVGKFAPVACAGPLLSAELEALGKALGNPARPMVAIVGGSKVSTKLTVLDALSKIADQLIVGGGIANTFVAAQGHNVGKSLYEADLVGTAQKLLETCDIPVPTDVRVATEFSETATATVKSTSDIKDEEQILDMGDVSAQRLAEILKNAKTILWNGPVGVFEFPNFRKGTEIVAHAIADSDAFSIAGGGDTLAAIDLFGIADKISYISTGGGAFLEFVEGKELPAVVMLEERAKK